In Notolabrus celidotus isolate fNotCel1 chromosome 10, fNotCel1.pri, whole genome shotgun sequence, one DNA window encodes the following:
- the LOC117819941 gene encoding gamma-crystallin M3-like: MSNTGMNMRGKIIFYEEKNFQGRSYECLSDCADMTSYLNRCHSCRVESGCFMVYDRTNFMGNQYFMRRGEYADHMNMMGMRDCIRSCRMIPMHRGQFRMKIFERENFSGQSHELMDDCDNIMERFHMSDCMSCNVTDGQWLMFEQPHFRGKMMYLRPGEYRSYREMGMSGTRFMSMKRIMDSC, from the exons atgagcaacaccggCATGAACATGAGGGGAAAG ATCATCTTCTACGAGGAGAAGAACTTCCAGGGTCGCTCCTACGAGTGTCTGAGCGACTGCGCTGACATGACCTCCTACCTGAACAGGTGCCACTCCTGCAGGGTGGAGAGCGGCTGCTTCATGGTGTACGACCGCACCAACTTCATGGGAAACCAGTACTTCATGAGGAGGGGCGAGTACGCCGACCACATGAACATGATGGGAATGAGGGACTGCATTAGGTCTTGCCGTATGATCCCCATG CACAGGGGTCAGTTCAGGATGAAGATCTTCGAGAGGGAGAACTTCAGCGGTCAGAGTCACGAGCTGATGGACGACTGCGACAACATCATGGAGCGTTTCCACATGTCCGACTGCATGTCCTGCAACGTGACGGACGGCCAGTGGCTGATGTTCGAGCAGCCCCACTTCAGGGGAAAGATGATGTACCTGAGGCCCGGCGAGTACAGGAGCTACAGAGAGATGGGAATGAGCGGCACCAGGTTCATGAGCATGAAGCGCATCATGGACTCCTGCTaa
- the LOC117819942 gene encoding gamma-crystallin M3-like, whose protein sequence is MTTTDMSMGKIIFYEDRNFQGRSYECMSDCADMSSYLNRCQSCRVESGCFMVYDRTNFMGNQAFMRRGEYADYMSMMGMSSGIRSCRMIPMHRGQFRMKIYERENFSGQMNELMDDCDNIMERLRMSECQSCNVMDGHWLMYEQPHFRGKMMYLRPGEYRNLRDMGMNLSRVMSMRRIMDMC, encoded by the exons ATGACCACCACTGACATGAGCATGGGCAAG ATCATCTTCTACGAGGACAGGAACTTCCAGGGTCGCTCCTATGAGTGCATGAGCGACTGCGCCGACATGTCCTCCTACCTGAACAGGTGCCAGTCCTGCAGGGTGGAGAGCGGCTGCTTCATGGTGTACGACCGCACCAACTTCATGGGAAACCAGGCTTTCATGAGGAGGGGCGAGTACGCCGACTACATGAGCATGATGGGAATGAGCAGTGGGATCAGGTCTTGCCGTATGATCCCCATG CACAGGGGTCAGTTCAGGATGAAGATCTACGAGAGGGAGAACTTCAGCGGTCAGATGAACGAGCTGATGGACGACTGCGACAACATCATGGAGCGTCTCCGCATGTCTGAGTGCCAGTCCTGCAACGTGATGGACGGCCACTGGCTGATGTACGAGCAGCCCCACTTCAGGGGAAAGATGATGTACCTGAGGCCCGGCGAGTACAGGAACCTCAGAGACATGGGCATGAACCTCTCCAGGGTCATGAGCATGAGGCGCATCATGGACATGTGTTAG
- the LOC117820255 gene encoding gamma-crystallin M3-like isoform X3: MSSYLSRCHSCRVESGCFMVYDRPNFMGNQAFVRRGEYSDYQRMGMSDCIRSCRMIPMHRGQFRMRIYERENFGGQMHELMDDCENMQDRFRMSDCQSCNVMDGHWLGYEQPHFRGRMMYLRPGEYRSLRDSGSNMRIQSMRRIMESCY; the protein is encoded by the exons ATGTCCTCCTACCTGAGCAGGTGTCACTCCTGCAGGGTGGAGAGCGGCTGCTTCATGGTGTACGACCGTCCCAACTTCATGGGAAACCAGGCCTTCGTCAGGAGGGGAGAGTACTCTGACTACCAGCGCATGGGCATGAGCGATTGCATCAGGTCCTGCCGTATGATCCCCATG CACAGGGGTCAGTTCAGGATGAGGATCTACGAGAGGGAGAACTTCGGCGGTCAGATGCACGAGCTGATGGACGACTGTGAAAACATGCAGGATCGTTTCCGCATGTCCGACTGCCAGTCCTGCAACGTGATGGACGGCCACTGGCTGGGATACGAGCAGCCCCACTTCAGAGGCAGGATGATGTACCTGAGGCCCGGCGAGTACAGGAGCCTGAGGGACTCCGGCTCCAACATGAGGATCCAGAGCATGAGGCGTATCATGGAGTCTTGTTATTAG
- the LOC117819947 gene encoding gamma-crystallin M3-like, producing the protein MHGKIIFYEDRNFQGRSYETSTDCADMSSHLSRCHSCKVESGCFMVYDRPNYMGNQSLVRRGEYSDYQRLSGFGDCIRSCRIIPTHKGSYKIRIYEMENFGGQMIELMDDCDNIQDRHHISDCQSCNVMDGHWLIYEQPQFRGKMMYLRPGEYRSFREMGYDGLRFNSIRRITDSC; encoded by the exons ATGCACGGAAAG ATCATCTTCTACGAGGACAGGAACTTCCAGGGTCGGTCTTATGAGACCAGCACCGACTGCGCTGACATGTCCTCCCACCTGAGCAGGTGCCACTCCTGCAAGGTGGAGAGCGGCTGCTTCATGGTGTACGACCGCCCCAACTACATGGGGAACCAGTCCCTAGTAAGAAGGGGCGAGTACTCCGACTACCAGCGACTGAGTGGTTTCGGTGACTGCATCAGGTCCTGTCGTATTATCCCCACG CACAAAGGCTCCTACAAAATCAGGATCTACGAGATGGAGAACTTCGGCGGTCAGATGATCGAGCTCATGGACGACTGCGACAACATCCAGGACCGCCACCACATCTCCGACTGCCAGTCCTGCAACGTGATGGACGGGCACTGGCTGATCTACGAGCAGCCCCAGTTCAGAGGCAAGATGATGTACCTGAGGCCCGGAGAGTACAGGAGCTTCAGGGAGATGGGCTACGATGGACTGAGATTCAACTCCATCAGAAGGATCACTGACTCCTGCTAA
- the LOC117820255 gene encoding gamma-crystallin M3-like isoform X1 codes for MKFPECRCTFKIIFYEDRNFQGRSYETSSDCPDMSSYLSRCHSCRVESGCFMVYDRPNFMGNQAFVRRGEYSDYQRMGMSDCIRSCRMIPMHRGQFRMRIYERENFGGQMHELMDDCENMQDRFRMSDCQSCNVMDGHWLGYEQPHFRGRMMYLRPGEYRSLRDSGSNMRIQSMRRIMESCY; via the exons ATGAAGTTTCCTGAGTGTCGCTGCACTTTTAAG ATCATCTTCTACGAGGACAGGAACTTCCAGGGTCGTTCCTATGAGACCAGCAGTGACTGCCCTGACATGTCCTCCTACCTGAGCAGGTGTCACTCCTGCAGGGTGGAGAGCGGCTGCTTCATGGTGTACGACCGTCCCAACTTCATGGGAAACCAGGCCTTCGTCAGGAGGGGAGAGTACTCTGACTACCAGCGCATGGGCATGAGCGATTGCATCAGGTCCTGCCGTATGATCCCCATG CACAGGGGTCAGTTCAGGATGAGGATCTACGAGAGGGAGAACTTCGGCGGTCAGATGCACGAGCTGATGGACGACTGTGAAAACATGCAGGATCGTTTCCGCATGTCCGACTGCCAGTCCTGCAACGTGATGGACGGCCACTGGCTGGGATACGAGCAGCCCCACTTCAGAGGCAGGATGATGTACCTGAGGCCCGGCGAGTACAGGAGCCTGAGGGACTCCGGCTCCAACATGAGGATCCAGAGCATGAGGCGTATCATGGAGTCTTGTTATTAG
- the LOC117820255 gene encoding gamma-crystallin M3-like isoform X2, producing MTMGKIIFYEDRNFQGRSYETSSDCPDMSSYLSRCHSCRVESGCFMVYDRPNFMGNQAFVRRGEYSDYQRMGMSDCIRSCRMIPMHRGQFRMRIYERENFGGQMHELMDDCENMQDRFRMSDCQSCNVMDGHWLGYEQPHFRGRMMYLRPGEYRSLRDSGSNMRIQSMRRIMESCY from the exons ATGACCATGGGAAAG ATCATCTTCTACGAGGACAGGAACTTCCAGGGTCGTTCCTATGAGACCAGCAGTGACTGCCCTGACATGTCCTCCTACCTGAGCAGGTGTCACTCCTGCAGGGTGGAGAGCGGCTGCTTCATGGTGTACGACCGTCCCAACTTCATGGGAAACCAGGCCTTCGTCAGGAGGGGAGAGTACTCTGACTACCAGCGCATGGGCATGAGCGATTGCATCAGGTCCTGCCGTATGATCCCCATG CACAGGGGTCAGTTCAGGATGAGGATCTACGAGAGGGAGAACTTCGGCGGTCAGATGCACGAGCTGATGGACGACTGTGAAAACATGCAGGATCGTTTCCGCATGTCCGACTGCCAGTCCTGCAACGTGATGGACGGCCACTGGCTGGGATACGAGCAGCCCCACTTCAGAGGCAGGATGATGTACCTGAGGCCCGGCGAGTACAGGAGCCTGAGGGACTCCGGCTCCAACATGAGGATCCAGAGCATGAGGCGTATCATGGAGTCTTGTTATTAG